A genome region from Fodinibius salicampi includes the following:
- the deoC gene encoding deoxyribose-phosphate aldolase, which yields MQDFNQTVPIDEVGVKERVSRLNSRSIKKESKVQALKMALSMVDLTTLEGMDTPGKVIQLCQKAKEPHAEMPDLPTVAAVCVYPSMVKTAYKALRGTDINVASVATAFPSGMATFEAKIEETRQVVENGADEVDMVISRGEFLRGNYDYVFEEIAAVKEAAGEAHLKVILETGELQTFENIRKASDLAMEAGADFIKTSTGKVQPAATQPVTLVMLEAIRDYYYETDRMVGMKPAGGIRKAKQALQYLVLVKETLGADWLTPEYFRFGASSLANDLLLQIVKQSTGVYQSELYFSND from the coding sequence ATGCAGGATTTTAATCAGACTGTACCCATTGACGAAGTGGGGGTAAAAGAACGCGTGAGCCGCCTGAACAGCAGAAGCATAAAAAAAGAATCAAAGGTACAGGCGCTCAAGATGGCTTTAAGCATGGTTGACTTAACCACTCTGGAAGGGATGGATACACCGGGCAAGGTCATTCAACTTTGTCAAAAAGCAAAAGAGCCCCATGCCGAAATGCCTGACCTGCCCACCGTTGCAGCCGTTTGCGTTTATCCAAGTATGGTTAAGACCGCCTATAAAGCTCTGCGCGGAACCGACATAAATGTTGCCAGTGTTGCTACAGCCTTCCCCAGCGGAATGGCTACTTTTGAAGCAAAAATTGAGGAAACCCGTCAGGTTGTGGAAAACGGTGCCGATGAAGTGGACATGGTTATTTCGCGGGGTGAATTCCTGAGAGGTAATTATGATTATGTATTTGAAGAAATTGCGGCCGTAAAAGAAGCTGCCGGAGAAGCTCACTTGAAAGTGATATTGGAAACAGGAGAGCTCCAAACGTTTGAAAATATACGCAAGGCAAGTGACCTTGCCATGGAGGCCGGGGCAGATTTTATTAAAACATCTACCGGAAAAGTCCAACCGGCAGCAACGCAACCAGTTACACTGGTTATGCTGGAGGCGATACGGGATTACTACTACGAAACTGATCGAATGGTGGGAATGAAACCAGCGGGAGGAATCCGCAAAGCCAAGCAGGCACTTCAATACCTGGTATTGGTTAAGGAAACGCTGGGAGCTGACTGGCTGACTCCCGAATATTTTCGGTTTGGAGCCAGCTCGCTGGCAAATGATCTGTTACTGCAGATTGTTAAACAGAGTACCGGCGTTTACCAAAGCGAACTTTACTTTTCAAATGATTAA
- a CDS encoding response regulator, which translates to MQQHRILLVDDNEAIHEDIETILKGFQKDREFKDIEDRLFGSSSEENEDVEVSYAIDHAYQGQEAIEMVEEAKKEGDPYSLTFMDVRMPPGMDGIQAIKNIWDINPYTEVVICTAYSDYSWDEIVQTLGNTDKFLFMRKPFDSTALKQTAMSLTAKNQLQQETLRHTQRLEQKVAERTAELNKLVKDYKKMKDKAEEVSAAKSIFLANMSHEIRTPMNGVIGMNDLLLDTDLTEEQRELSQMVKRSAQSLLRVINDILDFSKIEAGKMEIESIPFEVKELVKETVQLVSFAVDGKKELRIEHLIDDKVPEELVGDPTRIKQILVNYGSNAVKFTDEGEIIFNVECLEAEDDKFLIEFSVQDTGEGIPQERQEKLFDSFTQGDSSTTRKFGGTGLGLAICRQLAELMAGEVGVSSTVGKGATFWCRIPLREYKGEEKDQADEQETVQDTAIQSKPSQFKILVAEDNKVNQIVTQKILEREGYEVNIVETGTEAVKAVEENDYDCVLMDIQMPEMDGYEAASLIRETEKVSNEYIPIIALSAAITEEDRQRSQEVGMNAYVGKPVEREDLLEAIREVVGANVDVSDNT; encoded by the coding sequence ATGCAACAACATCGTATATTGCTGGTGGATGACAACGAGGCTATCCATGAGGATATTGAAACTATTTTAAAAGGTTTCCAAAAGGACAGGGAATTCAAGGATATTGAAGATCGGCTTTTTGGTTCCTCATCTGAAGAGAATGAAGATGTTGAAGTAAGTTATGCCATAGACCATGCCTATCAAGGCCAGGAAGCCATTGAAATGGTCGAAGAAGCAAAGAAAGAAGGAGATCCTTATTCACTTACATTCATGGACGTACGCATGCCGCCGGGAATGGATGGGATACAAGCCATTAAAAATATTTGGGATATTAATCCATATACGGAAGTAGTCATTTGCACGGCTTACTCCGATTATTCATGGGATGAAATTGTTCAAACCTTGGGTAATACAGACAAGTTCCTGTTCATGAGAAAACCTTTTGACTCGACAGCCCTAAAGCAAACGGCTATGTCGTTGACCGCTAAAAATCAGCTTCAGCAGGAAACCCTAAGGCATACCCAACGACTTGAGCAAAAAGTTGCAGAGCGCACGGCCGAGCTCAATAAGTTGGTCAAGGATTATAAAAAAATGAAAGATAAAGCCGAGGAAGTATCGGCTGCCAAAAGTATTTTCCTTGCAAATATGAGCCATGAGATACGTACACCTATGAATGGAGTTATAGGGATGAATGACCTGTTGCTTGATACGGACTTAACCGAGGAACAGCGCGAGCTCTCCCAAATGGTTAAAAGGAGTGCGCAATCATTATTGCGGGTAATCAATGATATCCTGGACTTTTCAAAGATTGAGGCCGGGAAAATGGAAATTGAGTCCATTCCTTTTGAAGTTAAAGAACTGGTTAAAGAAACCGTTCAGTTGGTATCATTTGCTGTAGATGGTAAAAAGGAGTTAAGGATAGAGCATCTTATCGATGATAAAGTGCCCGAAGAGCTTGTTGGGGACCCCACCCGTATAAAACAGATTCTGGTAAATTATGGAAGCAATGCCGTCAAATTCACGGATGAAGGAGAAATAATATTTAATGTGGAATGCCTTGAAGCTGAGGATGACAAATTCCTGATTGAATTTTCCGTTCAGGATACCGGGGAGGGGATCCCACAGGAAAGACAAGAAAAGCTTTTCGATTCATTTACCCAGGGAGATTCTTCAACAACCCGAAAATTTGGCGGTACTGGATTGGGTTTAGCAATCTGTCGTCAACTGGCTGAGTTGATGGCTGGAGAGGTAGGGGTAAGTAGTACAGTTGGAAAAGGGGCTACGTTTTGGTGCCGTATCCCCTTGAGAGAGTATAAGGGTGAAGAAAAAGATCAAGCTGATGAGCAGGAAACTGTACAGGATACTGCCATCCAGTCCAAACCCAGTCAATTTAAAATATTGGTAGCTGAGGATAACAAGGTCAATCAGATTGTTACTCAGAAAATCCTCGAAAGGGAAGGATATGAAGTTAATATTGTAGAAACAGGTACAGAGGCGGTAAAGGCTGTTGAAGAAAATGACTATGACTGTGTATTAATGGATATACAGATGCCTGAAATGGATGGCTATGAAGCAGCGTCTTTAATCAGGGAAACAGAAAAGGTAAGCAACGAATATATTCCAATCATTGCATTATCCGCTGCGATCACTGAAGAAGATCGTCAGAGATCTCAGGAAGTGGGGATGAATGCTTATGTGGGGAAACCGGTGGAAAGGGAAGATCTTTTGGAAGCGATAAGAGAGGTGGTTGGTGCGAATGTTGATGTCTCTGATAATACGTAG
- a CDS encoding sensor histidine kinase, which produces MHKHLLKRGLVNSWGVSIICLLILLVLFQAEETFAQDRNIEFNHLTQQDGLSQSTGQVIYQDSDGFMWFGTNDGLNRYNGYQMTVFKHDPEDSTTISSNNVSEIYEDNEGVLWVGTSGGGLNKFDKETQQFSHYRVNYENREESISDYSITSIVERENGEFWIGTYNGLNRFDRDSEEFFHFYTDPDDPESLSNSYINCVYEDSQENLWIGTNEGLNLWNSETETFKVFKHDPADPSSISGNRVMQVYEDDGGTLWVGTGSGLNKFNRQTEAFQSYIHEDDDPYSISGNTIYSILEDSRGVLWVGTENNGLNQFDRNTGRFYHYQSNLDNPNSISDDAIYSLYENNDQILWIGTYSGGINFLDRKNPKFEHYKYESFSDYPLSNNSVTSFLKDSRGNMWVGTDGGGLNLFDQKTGRFYPIRHNPNNSNSLASDIVLALLEDHNQNIWIGYYNGGISRFNVADSTFEHYKHDPEDANSLCHNDVFALYEDKEHNIWVGTNGGGVCKLNPETGNFTQYSQEEGTIRDISIDPQDRVWMGTYGGGLKLLNREQNSIWNFYEGDQGLTSNIVLTIHVDQKDRFWIGTKEGGLHHFVFDWDHHEFTSFSVDEGLPNNQVKGILEDDSGNLWLSTNNGISKFNPSDTTFTNFHLEDGLQGQEFNDLSYYKDNEGYMYFGGNNGFNRFHPDSVRIDSFVHPLVLTDFKIFNESVTIGEDSPLQKNINHADQIKLSHTASIFSFEFASLNYNTIKGDTYAYMLEGFDSDWNQVGEDRSATYTNIDPGEYTFRVKSANSDGIWNTEEASIKLVITPPFWRTTWFYLLSALFVSGLIFGGYRYRMRIVRRQNKLLARKVAERTSQLDQKNKELQETLEDLSSMRSELIKKAHKAGMADLATGVLHNVGNILNSVNTSSDVIHETIHRSKINNFKKANQLLKDKKDNFEDFLLNDPRGKDLIQYYLKLEEPLDKEYEKIKEQAKRLKDKVNLISEVIEAQQDYAKVGRVNEEISLKEVTKDALKLQAGSIDRHNINVREDYNDTVKIPVQKSKFIHILINLFKNAKEAMEGMAPGEKNLFIRTWEDLEKVHLSITDNGDGIKKENLNSVFNHGFTTKEDGHGFGLHTCANYMTEMGGEIKAESEGKGEGTTFTVSFTRKSETENSS; this is translated from the coding sequence ATGCATAAACATTTACTAAAAAGGGGACTTGTAAATAGTTGGGGAGTCAGTATCATTTGTTTATTGATACTATTAGTGCTCTTTCAGGCGGAGGAGACTTTTGCACAGGATCGAAATATCGAGTTTAATCACCTGACCCAACAGGACGGGCTTTCGCAAAGTACGGGCCAGGTAATCTATCAGGATAGCGATGGATTTATGTGGTTTGGCACCAACGATGGCCTAAATCGGTATAATGGCTATCAAATGACGGTGTTTAAGCATGACCCCGAAGATTCCACCACCATTAGTAGTAATAATGTAAGTGAAATTTATGAAGATAATGAGGGGGTGCTGTGGGTGGGGACCTCAGGCGGGGGACTTAATAAGTTTGATAAAGAAACGCAGCAATTTTCGCATTACCGGGTTAATTACGAAAACCGGGAAGAGAGTATAAGTGATTATTCGATCACGAGTATCGTCGAAAGAGAAAACGGCGAATTCTGGATAGGAACCTATAATGGATTGAATCGTTTTGACCGGGACAGTGAGGAGTTCTTCCACTTCTATACAGATCCTGATGATCCTGAAAGCTTAAGTAATAGTTATATCAACTGCGTGTATGAAGATTCGCAGGAGAATTTGTGGATAGGAACCAATGAAGGACTCAACCTATGGAATTCAGAAACGGAAACTTTCAAAGTTTTCAAACATGATCCGGCAGATCCATCCAGTATTAGCGGGAATCGCGTAATGCAGGTCTATGAGGATGACGGAGGCACTCTTTGGGTGGGGACAGGTAGTGGATTGAATAAGTTCAATCGGCAAACAGAGGCCTTCCAATCGTATATCCATGAGGATGATGATCCCTATAGTATTAGTGGAAATACTATTTACTCAATTTTGGAAGACAGCAGGGGCGTCTTGTGGGTTGGCACCGAAAATAATGGATTAAATCAATTTGACCGGAATACAGGTCGATTTTACCATTACCAGAGCAATCTGGATAACCCCAATAGCATTTCTGACGATGCAATTTATTCATTATATGAGAATAATGATCAGATTTTATGGATAGGTACATATTCCGGGGGAATTAATTTTTTAGACCGAAAAAATCCAAAGTTTGAGCATTACAAATACGAATCGTTCAGTGACTACCCCTTAAGTAATAATTCGGTTACCTCTTTTCTAAAAGATAGCAGGGGTAATATGTGGGTGGGAACCGATGGAGGGGGATTAAATCTTTTTGATCAGAAAACCGGCCGGTTTTATCCCATCAGGCATAATCCCAATAATAGCAACAGCCTTGCCAGCGATATAGTATTAGCTCTGCTCGAAGATCATAATCAAAATATATGGATTGGATATTATAATGGCGGCATCAGTAGATTTAATGTGGCCGATAGTACTTTTGAGCATTATAAACATGATCCTGAGGATGCAAATAGTCTTTGCCATAACGATGTTTTTGCTCTTTATGAAGATAAAGAACACAATATATGGGTCGGCACAAACGGAGGTGGAGTTTGTAAACTTAATCCTGAAACCGGGAATTTTACCCAATATTCACAGGAGGAAGGAACGATTAGGGATATCTCTATTGATCCCCAGGATAGAGTCTGGATGGGAACGTATGGAGGAGGACTGAAACTACTCAATAGAGAACAGAATTCGATTTGGAATTTTTATGAAGGGGATCAAGGGTTAACGAGTAATATTGTACTGACTATTCATGTAGATCAGAAAGATAGATTTTGGATTGGTACTAAAGAAGGAGGCCTCCATCATTTTGTTTTTGATTGGGATCACCATGAATTTACAAGCTTCAGTGTGGATGAGGGCTTGCCCAACAATCAGGTGAAAGGCATATTAGAGGACGACTCCGGGAACTTGTGGCTCAGCACAAATAACGGTATTTCAAAGTTTAACCCCAGTGATACCACCTTCACAAACTTTCATCTGGAAGACGGGTTACAGGGACAAGAGTTTAATGACCTTTCGTATTATAAAGATAATGAAGGATATATGTATTTCGGGGGCAATAACGGGTTCAATCGATTTCATCCCGACAGTGTTCGAATAGATTCCTTTGTGCATCCGTTGGTCTTAACGGATTTTAAAATTTTTAATGAGTCTGTGACCATCGGGGAAGATTCGCCTCTTCAAAAAAATATTAATCATGCAGATCAGATAAAACTTTCCCATACAGCTTCGATTTTCTCTTTTGAATTCGCTTCCCTGAATTATAATACCATCAAGGGAGATACTTATGCTTATATGCTTGAAGGGTTTGACTCCGACTGGAACCAAGTAGGGGAAGATCGATCAGCCACCTATACAAACATTGATCCCGGTGAATATACCTTTAGAGTTAAGTCGGCAAACAGTGATGGGATATGGAATACAGAAGAAGCCTCGATCAAGCTGGTCATAACGCCTCCTTTTTGGCGGACTACCTGGTTTTACTTGTTATCTGCCTTATTTGTATCTGGATTAATCTTTGGCGGATATCGTTACCGGATGCGCATTGTTAGAAGGCAAAATAAACTACTTGCCCGAAAAGTGGCGGAGCGAACCAGTCAGTTAGATCAGAAAAACAAAGAGCTTCAGGAGACCCTGGAAGATTTAAGCAGCATGCGAAGTGAGCTTATAAAGAAGGCTCACAAGGCGGGGATGGCGGATCTGGCAACAGGGGTACTGCATAATGTTGGTAATATTTTAAATAGCGTGAATACGTCAAGCGATGTGATTCACGAAACGATTCATCGGTCCAAGATAAATAACTTTAAGAAGGCGAATCAATTGCTGAAGGATAAAAAAGACAATTTTGAAGATTTTCTTTTAAATGATCCGAGAGGGAAGGATCTAATTCAATATTACTTGAAGCTTGAAGAACCGCTTGATAAAGAATATGAGAAGATTAAAGAACAGGCTAAAAGACTTAAGGACAAGGTCAATCTCATCTCCGAAGTAATTGAGGCGCAGCAGGATTATGCAAAGGTTGGGCGTGTGAATGAAGAAATTAGCCTTAAAGAGGTGACTAAAGACGCTCTCAAGCTACAGGCGGGTAGTATTGATCGTCATAATATAAATGTTCGGGAAGATTACAATGATACCGTAAAAATCCCCGTCCAGAAGAGTAAGTTTATTCATATCCTGATCAATCTTTTTAAAAATGCCAAAGAAGCGATGGAAGGGATGGCTCCAGGCGAAAAAAATCTTTTTATCCGTACCTGGGAGGATTTGGAAAAGGTCCATCTTTCTATAACTGATAACGGGGATGGGATAAAGAAGGAGAACCTTAACAGCGTTTTTAATCATGGATTCACTACCAAAGAAGATGGCCATGGGTTTGGTTTGCATACCTGTGCAAACTATATGACCGAAATGGGGGGAGAGATTAAAGCGGAAAGTGAGGGGAAGGGAGAAGGTACCACATTTACTGTAAGTTTTACTCGTAAGTCAGAAACAGAAAATAGCTCTTGA
- a CDS encoding ATP-binding protein, translating into MLISTNIIITLFAINSGCGNVIFPFITAIGFILFGFAVGFDNEESGSSGNNTFTLGEAHRLSQANYSPRILGFAGSFLLIALLVISNNWSNWFFLYMSIYFLIYPHLVLLVAKIFPEKKKVEVRAMMFDAFILGLWTAHIHFSLWISFAFLTSTVLNHIMVGGHRQLLKGLGLFLLGIIIGGVMTGFRMELEAAFHIELLAMAALLAYIFSSAGIFYKQTRRLAEIRVELEDKNEMLNETVQELESTRNELVEKAHKAGMADIASGILHNVGNILNSVTTSASLIRDTVKQSKVEGLEQANTILREHINHIEEFISNDPKGKKLMHYYLKIEEPLKEEQNKVIKQSNRLIDKIEMINSTIAAQQNYVGARMHDDHISLSEIVDDALALQAGSIERHELKIKKDFQPVDVIEAHRSKLIHVLINIIKNAKEAMEEVNQEERKLEFSTWQDSEMVYLSIMDNGEGIKEENKTAIFKHGFTTKKEGHGFGLHSSANYMAEMGGEIKVNSGGNGKGTTFILSFSRKKKNTD; encoded by the coding sequence ATGCTCATATCTACGAATATTATTATAACACTATTCGCGATAAATTCAGGTTGTGGGAATGTTATCTTTCCTTTTATAACTGCTATAGGATTTATTTTATTTGGCTTCGCTGTAGGATTTGATAACGAAGAATCGGGATCATCAGGAAACAATACTTTTACATTAGGGGAAGCACACCGTCTTTCGCAAGCTAATTACAGTCCCCGCATATTAGGCTTTGCCGGGAGTTTTCTACTGATCGCACTGTTAGTCATCAGCAATAATTGGTCTAACTGGTTTTTCCTCTATATGAGTATCTATTTTCTCATATATCCTCACTTGGTGCTGTTAGTGGCAAAGATTTTTCCCGAAAAGAAAAAAGTTGAAGTTAGGGCCATGATGTTTGATGCCTTTATACTTGGTCTATGGACTGCTCATATTCACTTTTCGCTTTGGATATCATTTGCTTTTCTGACTTCAACAGTGCTAAACCATATTATGGTCGGTGGTCATCGCCAGCTATTGAAGGGGTTGGGGCTATTTCTGCTTGGAATAATCATTGGTGGCGTTATGACGGGCTTCCGGATGGAGCTTGAAGCTGCTTTTCATATTGAACTTTTGGCAATGGCCGCACTACTGGCATATATTTTTAGTTCCGCCGGAATATTTTATAAACAGACGCGTCGTTTGGCAGAAATCCGTGTGGAATTAGAAGACAAAAATGAAATGTTAAATGAGACTGTACAGGAGTTGGAGAGCACCAGAAACGAACTGGTGGAAAAAGCCCACAAGGCAGGTATGGCAGATATCGCTTCTGGGATATTACACAATGTAGGCAATATCCTCAATAGCGTAACTACTTCAGCTTCTTTAATCAGGGATACTGTCAAGCAGTCTAAAGTTGAAGGATTAGAACAGGCGAATACTATTCTTCGGGAACATATTAATCATATTGAGGAGTTTATAAGTAATGATCCAAAAGGAAAAAAGCTGATGCATTACTACCTGAAGATTGAAGAACCCCTTAAAGAAGAACAGAATAAGGTGATCAAGCAGTCAAATCGGCTCATTGATAAAATAGAGATGATTAATAGTACAATTGCCGCCCAGCAGAATTATGTTGGGGCAAGAATGCATGACGATCATATCTCCCTATCCGAAATAGTTGATGATGCGCTTGCGTTGCAGGCGGGTTCCATTGAGCGACATGAACTGAAAATTAAAAAAGATTTTCAGCCAGTGGATGTTATTGAGGCTCACCGTTCAAAATTGATTCATGTATTGATTAATATTATTAAAAATGCCAAAGAAGCGATGGAAGAGGTGAATCAGGAGGAGAGAAAACTTGAATTTTCTACTTGGCAGGATTCAGAAATGGTTTATCTCTCCATAATGGATAATGGGGAGGGAATTAAGGAAGAGAATAAGACAGCTATTTTTAAACACGGTTTTACGACCAAAAAGGAAGGACACGGATTTGGGTTACATAGTAGTGCTAATTATATGGCTGAAATGGGAGGTGAAATAAAAGTAAATAGTGGTGGGAATGGAAAAGGAACCACGTTTATTTTGAGTTTCTCCAGGAAAAAGAAAAATACTGATTAA
- the nfo gene encoding deoxyribonuclease IV produces MKYIGAHVSAAGGVENAPKRAYEIGATAFALFTKNQRRWEGPPLTRENIEGFKKNCEKYGYSMNQVMPHDSYLINLGHPEQDKLEKSRNAFLDEMQRCEQLGIELLNFHPGSHLNKVSVEECLNRNAESINWTLDQTKGVTAVIETTAGQGTNTGFTFEHLAAIIDGVEDKSRVGVCIDSCHVFAAGYDLSTEEGYQQMFKEFEEIVGFEYLKGIHLNDSKKELGSQVDRHDNIGEGKIGLNSFKLMMQDERLNEIPMILETPNTERWPQEIEMLKEFEATGSVQQ; encoded by the coding sequence ATGAAATATATCGGAGCCCATGTTAGTGCTGCGGGCGGGGTTGAAAACGCGCCCAAACGAGCATATGAAATAGGTGCTACTGCTTTTGCCCTGTTTACTAAAAATCAGCGGCGATGGGAAGGTCCCCCGCTAACCAGGGAAAATATTGAAGGATTTAAAAAGAACTGTGAGAAATACGGTTACTCCATGAACCAGGTGATGCCCCACGACAGTTATCTTATAAATTTAGGGCATCCGGAGCAGGATAAGCTGGAGAAATCGCGAAATGCTTTTCTGGATGAAATGCAACGCTGTGAGCAGCTGGGAATAGAATTGTTAAACTTTCATCCCGGTAGTCATCTAAACAAAGTAAGTGTGGAGGAATGTCTTAATCGTAATGCAGAGTCCATAAATTGGACATTGGATCAGACCAAAGGAGTAACAGCTGTTATTGAAACAACGGCCGGACAAGGCACCAACACCGGCTTCACCTTTGAACACCTCGCTGCTATTATCGATGGAGTAGAAGATAAGAGTAGGGTGGGGGTTTGTATTGACAGTTGTCACGTTTTTGCCGCAGGCTATGACCTTTCTACCGAAGAAGGGTATCAACAAATGTTTAAGGAATTTGAAGAGATTGTAGGGTTTGAATATTTAAAGGGGATACATCTCAACGATTCTAAAAAAGAGTTGGGCAGTCAGGTCGATCGCCATGATAACATTGGTGAGGGAAAAATAGGACTAAATTCCTTTAAGCTGATGATGCAGGATGAGCGTCTGAATGAGATTCCAATGATTCTGGAAACCCCTAACACAGAGCGATGGCCCCAGGAAATTGAAATGCTAAAAGAATTTGAAGCCACAGGCTCTGTACAGCAGTGA
- a CDS encoding xylulokinase codes for MQLLGFDIGSSGIKASLVEAATGKEIASATSPEKELEMDAPEPGWAEQNPETWWQHIVNVSHEVLEAEQAEPAAVAGIGIAYQMHGLVLVDEDQNVLRPAIIWCDGRAVDIGNRAFKEIGESYSLEHYLNSPGNFTASKLRWVKENEPELFSKIHKAMLPGDYVAMKLSGQVRTSISGLSEGIFWDYLSSDIATRLLDFYELSPDLLPEYDPNFAVSGTLTSQAAEELGLNEGIPIGYRSGDQPNNALSLNVLNPGEAAATAGTSGVIYGVTDKPLYDEQSRVNTFVHVNHDEEQSRYGVLLCINGTGILNSWLKNELFNELNSYEEMNTMASEVAVGSEGIHVFPFGNGPERVLGQQGIGSQFRNIDFNRHSRAHIIRAAQEGIAFSMNYGLQVMHQMGLDIDTIRVGKGNMFLSNVFREAFTNTTGLSVELYDSSGSYGAAIGAGIGIDAFPNREEAFKGLRKSDTLQPEPELEKAYSSAYDQWKEKLEKELKTD; via the coding sequence ATGCAATTATTAGGATTTGATATAGGGAGTTCAGGGATTAAAGCATCACTCGTTGAAGCCGCCACGGGGAAGGAAATTGCTTCGGCTACTTCTCCTGAAAAAGAGCTGGAGATGGATGCTCCCGAACCGGGATGGGCGGAACAAAATCCGGAAACATGGTGGCAACATATCGTAAACGTAAGTCATGAGGTATTAGAAGCAGAACAGGCGGAACCCGCGGCTGTAGCGGGTATCGGAATTGCCTATCAGATGCACGGGCTGGTATTGGTTGATGAGGATCAAAACGTATTGCGTCCCGCTATTATTTGGTGCGACGGTCGGGCCGTTGATATCGGGAATAGAGCTTTTAAAGAGATTGGGGAATCCTACAGCTTGGAACACTATTTGAATTCTCCCGGTAACTTTACCGCTTCCAAACTGCGGTGGGTCAAGGAAAATGAGCCGGAGCTGTTTTCAAAAATACACAAGGCAATGCTGCCCGGCGATTATGTTGCTATGAAGCTATCCGGCCAAGTTCGAACTTCAATATCAGGACTTTCAGAAGGTATTTTCTGGGATTATCTTTCTTCTGATATTGCTACTAGATTATTAGATTTCTATGAGCTATCCCCGGATTTACTTCCCGAGTACGATCCAAACTTTGCTGTTTCTGGCACGCTTACATCACAGGCGGCAGAGGAACTGGGGTTGAATGAGGGTATTCCCATAGGTTATCGCTCCGGCGATCAACCCAATAACGCGCTTTCACTTAATGTATTAAATCCCGGGGAAGCTGCCGCAACAGCCGGTACTTCGGGTGTTATCTATGGCGTTACCGATAAGCCACTCTATGACGAACAATCGCGCGTTAATACCTTTGTGCATGTAAATCACGATGAGGAGCAGTCCAGGTATGGGGTACTGTTATGCATCAACGGCACGGGTATCTTAAACAGCTGGTTAAAGAATGAACTGTTTAATGAATTGAACAGTTACGAAGAGATGAATACGATGGCCTCTGAAGTAGCAGTGGGATCAGAAGGTATTCATGTGTTCCCATTTGGCAACGGACCCGAACGGGTGCTGGGACAGCAGGGCATTGGTTCTCAATTCAGAAATATTGATTTTAATCGACATTCCAGGGCGCATATTATTCGGGCGGCTCAGGAAGGGATCGCTTTTTCCATGAATTATGGGCTACAGGTAATGCATCAGATGGGTCTGGATATCGATACTATTCGCGTAGGAAAGGGAAATATGTTTTTGAGTAATGTTTTTCGGGAAGCCTTTACGAATACGACCGGGTTATCGGTTGAACTTTACGACAGCAGCGGTTCTTACGGCGCCGCTATCGGAGCGGGTATCGGTATCGATGCTTTCCCTAACAGGGAGGAAGCATTTAAAGGACTTAGAAAAAGCGATACGCTACAGCCCGAACCGGAATTAGAAAAAGCCTATTCTTCGGCCTATGACCAATGGAAGGAGAAACTAGAAAAGGAATTAAAAACTGATTAA